From Stenotrophomonas nitritireducens, the proteins below share one genomic window:
- a CDS encoding ABC transporter permease, which translates to MSQTGYFRAIFTVMRKELRDFARDRRTFLLTLLTAPLLYPLLFLGMNKLTNLRAETQLEKDLSIPVMGIARAPNLVAFLASRGINATEATADYEALIRSQREDLALVIDENFAADWQAGKPAKVEIVADTTRRTGDVQIARVRSVLGAYGQSVGALRLLARGVNPAVAAPLNVGTRDLATAEAKRGIFLSVVLPLVLMLFAFIGGSHLAMDTTAGERERQSLEPLLATPAARGALVSGKMLAAVVLGLASMLLILISFKISASIGSGAARSLDVSFAAMGKLLVILLPLVLIGTALLTCLSASAKSMKEAQSHMVWLMLLPMLPGYALMAYPLKDTQLWQYAVPFLSQNQMLVKVTRGEMPSATQWAVYLAASALLAVLLWAVAVWRYRQERLAISG; encoded by the coding sequence ATGAGCCAGACTGGATACTTCCGCGCCATCTTCACGGTGATGCGCAAGGAGCTGCGGGATTTCGCGCGCGACCGGCGCACCTTCCTGCTGACCCTGCTGACCGCACCGCTGCTTTACCCCTTGCTGTTCCTGGGCATGAACAAGTTGACCAACCTGCGTGCCGAAACGCAGCTGGAGAAGGACTTGAGCATCCCGGTGATGGGCATTGCACGCGCGCCGAACCTGGTCGCCTTCCTGGCCAGCCGCGGCATCAATGCCACCGAAGCAACTGCTGACTACGAAGCCCTGATCCGCAGCCAGCGCGAAGATCTGGCCTTGGTGATCGATGAGAACTTCGCCGCCGACTGGCAGGCCGGCAAGCCGGCCAAGGTGGAGATCGTCGCCGATACCACCCGCCGTACCGGCGACGTGCAGATCGCACGGGTACGCAGTGTGCTGGGAGCCTATGGGCAATCGGTGGGCGCGCTGCGTCTGCTGGCACGTGGCGTCAATCCGGCGGTGGCCGCACCGCTCAATGTCGGCACACGTGATCTTGCAACGGCCGAGGCCAAGCGCGGCATCTTCCTGTCGGTGGTATTGCCGCTGGTGTTGATGCTGTTCGCTTTCATCGGCGGCTCGCACCTGGCGATGGACACCACCGCCGGCGAGCGTGAGCGGCAATCGCTGGAACCCTTGCTGGCCACGCCGGCCGCACGCGGCGCGCTGGTCAGCGGCAAGATGCTGGCGGCGGTGGTACTGGGCTTGGCCTCGATGTTGTTGATCCTGATCTCGTTCAAGATCAGTGCCAGCATCGGCAGCGGCGCGGCGCGCTCGCTGGATGTCAGCTTCGCGGCGATGGGCAAGCTGCTGGTGATCCTGCTGCCGCTGGTGCTGATCGGCACTGCGCTGCTGACCTGCCTGTCAGCCAGCGCCAAGAGCATGAAGGAAGCACAGAGCCATATGGTCTGGCTGATGCTGCTGCCGATGCTGCCGGGCTATGCCTTGATGGCCTACCCGTTGAAGGACACCCAGCTGTGGCAGTACGCGGTGCCGTTCCTGTCGCAGAACCAGATGCTGGTGAAAGTGACGCGCGGCGAGATGCCATCGGCCACGCAATGGGCGGTGTATCTGGCGGCCTCGGCATTGCTGGCGGTACTGCTGTGGGCAGTAGCGGTATGGCGTTACCGTCAGGAGCGCCTGGCGATCTCAGGCTGA
- a CDS encoding ATP-binding cassette domain-containing protein yields the protein MIVAERLRKTFPGKGKDKTPVIAVDDVGFTAHDGQITGLLGPNGAGKTTTLRMLYTLMTPESGRVLVDGVDAAVDPNAVRRSLGVLPDARGVYKRLTARENIDYFGELHGMSSAAIVERTARLAKALQMEDFLDRATEGFSQGQRTKTAIARALIHDPRNVILDEPTNGLDVMTTRGLRGFLKELREEGRCVIFSSHIMQEVAALCDRIVIVAQGRVVAQGTPEELREQAHENNLEDAFVKLIGSEEGLHA from the coding sequence ATGATCGTTGCAGAACGACTCCGCAAGACCTTCCCCGGCAAGGGCAAGGACAAGACGCCGGTGATTGCCGTGGATGACGTGGGCTTCACCGCCCATGACGGCCAGATCACCGGTCTGCTCGGCCCCAACGGCGCCGGCAAGACCACCACGCTGCGCATGCTGTACACGCTGATGACGCCGGAGAGCGGCCGCGTGCTGGTCGATGGCGTCGACGCCGCCGTCGATCCCAACGCGGTGCGCCGCAGTCTGGGTGTGCTGCCGGATGCGCGTGGTGTCTATAAGCGCCTGACCGCGCGCGAGAACATCGACTACTTCGGCGAGCTGCACGGCATGAGTTCGGCCGCCATCGTCGAGCGCACCGCACGCCTGGCCAAGGCATTGCAGATGGAGGATTTCCTCGATCGTGCAACCGAAGGCTTCAGCCAGGGCCAGCGCACCAAGACCGCGATCGCCCGCGCGCTGATCCACGATCCACGCAACGTCATCCTCGACGAACCGACCAATGGCCTGGACGTGATGACCACCCGCGGCCTGCGTGGCTTCCTCAAGGAACTGCGCGAGGAAGGCCGCTGCGTGATCTTCTCCAGCCACATCATGCAGGAGGTGGCCGCCTTGTGTGACCGCATCGTGATCGTTGCCCAGGGCCGGGTGGTGGCGCAGGGCACGCCGGAGGAACTGCGCGAGCAGGCCCACGAGAACAACCTGGAAGATGCGTTCGTGAAACTGATCGGCAGCGAAGAGGGCCTGCACGCATGA
- a CDS encoding alpha/beta hydrolase translates to MSRKTQTILALAVIAGIVGYRLVRSTDTPAPAAAQAAAASAVTGKPQTLGSLHFQPCSLSTDGGGDSLEAQCTTLEVPEDRANPQGRKIALNIAWLAPEKESDLQPDPVFFLAGGPGQAAVATYPQVDPAFAEVRKHRNVILVDQRGTGKSNLLACDTPDDADFSTAAMQAAAQNCATQLSQKADLRFYTTTDAVADLEAVRQAIGAPQINLVGVSYGTRVAQQYAMRHPQATRSIVLDSVVPNSLQLGNIFARNLDDALALQFAQCTKTASCKDKLGDPRAELDALLAKLRAQPVTVQYRDAGTGEQQQGELRAETVAGLVRMYAYMPAAGALLPKLIHEANGGRYDNLMALTQMLQGEMKDAMAMGMQLSVVCSEDNESMVANSADADTVLGNQMAESMSAMCASWPKGTAPADFHTPLSGKVPALVLEGEFDPVTPPRYGEEVVKHLANARLFVLRGQGHNVIGAGCMPKLFAQFIEKTDPKALDGACLEKLNYVPPFTSFNGWEP, encoded by the coding sequence ATGTCCCGCAAGACCCAAACCATCCTCGCCTTGGCCGTGATCGCCGGTATCGTCGGCTACCGCCTGGTGCGGTCAACCGACACGCCCGCGCCTGCCGCAGCGCAGGCCGCTGCCGCAAGCGCTGTCACCGGCAAGCCGCAGACGCTGGGCAGCCTGCACTTCCAACCCTGCAGTCTGAGCACGGACGGCGGCGGCGACAGCCTGGAAGCGCAGTGCACCACGCTGGAAGTGCCCGAAGACCGGGCAAACCCGCAGGGCCGCAAGATCGCACTGAACATCGCCTGGCTTGCCCCGGAGAAAGAGAGCGACCTGCAGCCGGACCCGGTGTTCTTCCTCGCTGGTGGCCCGGGCCAGGCGGCGGTTGCCACCTATCCGCAGGTGGACCCGGCATTTGCCGAGGTGCGCAAGCACCGCAACGTGATCCTGGTGGACCAGCGCGGCACCGGCAAATCCAATCTGCTGGCCTGCGACACGCCGGATGATGCCGACTTCAGCACCGCGGCGATGCAGGCCGCGGCACAGAACTGCGCCACCCAGTTGTCGCAGAAGGCCGATCTGCGCTTCTACACCACCACCGACGCGGTGGCAGATCTGGAGGCGGTGCGCCAGGCCATTGGCGCGCCGCAGATCAACCTGGTCGGGGTCAGCTACGGCACCCGCGTTGCGCAGCAGTATGCGATGCGCCACCCGCAGGCCACGCGCAGTATCGTGCTCGACTCGGTGGTGCCAAACAGCCTGCAGCTGGGCAACATCTTCGCGCGCAATCTGGATGACGCACTGGCGCTGCAGTTCGCCCAATGCACCAAGACCGCCTCGTGCAAGGACAAGCTGGGTGATCCACGCGCCGAGCTGGACGCGCTGCTGGCCAAGCTGCGTGCGCAGCCGGTGACGGTGCAGTACCGCGATGCCGGCACCGGCGAGCAGCAGCAGGGCGAACTGCGTGCGGAAACCGTGGCCGGGCTGGTGCGCATGTACGCCTATATGCCGGCTGCCGGCGCATTGCTGCCCAAGCTGATCCATGAAGCCAATGGCGGGCGCTACGACAACCTGATGGCGTTGACGCAGATGCTGCAGGGCGAGATGAAGGACGCCATGGCGATGGGCATGCAGTTGTCGGTGGTGTGCAGCGAGGACAACGAAAGCATGGTGGCCAACAGCGCCGATGCGGACACCGTGCTCGGCAACCAGATGGCCGAAAGCATGAGCGCGATGTGTGCCAGCTGGCCGAAGGGCACCGCACCGGCCGACTTCCACACGCCGCTGTCGGGCAAGGTGCCGGCGCTGGTGCTGGAAGGCGAGTTCGATCCGGTCACCCCGCCACGCTATGGCGAGGAGGTGGTCAAGCACCTGGCCAACGCGCGCCTGTTCGTGCTGCGTGGCCAGGGCCACAACGTGATCGGTGCCGGCTGCATGCCCAAGCTGTTTGCGCAGTTCATTGAAAAGACCGACCCGAAGGCGCTCGACGGTGCCTGCCTGGAAAAACTCAACTACGTGCCGCCGTTCACCAGCTTCAATGGCTGGGAACCGTGA
- a CDS encoding helix-turn-helix transcriptional regulator produces the protein MDNRLRELREAKGWSQGELAERLEVSRQTINALETGKYDPSLPLAFRIARLYESRIEEIFFPDVT, from the coding sequence ATGGATAACCGACTGCGCGAACTGCGCGAGGCCAAGGGCTGGTCACAGGGTGAGTTGGCCGAGAGGCTCGAAGTCTCGCGGCAGACCATCAATGCGCTGGAGACCGGCAAGTACGATCCCAGCCTGCCGTTGGCATTCCGCATCGCCCGCCTGTATGAAAGCCGCATCGAAGAAATTTTCTTTCCTGATGTCACATAG
- a CDS encoding ferredoxin--NADP reductase, with protein sequence MPIQFPLKLVGRYMLAPSIGHYQFVRDDGQPLDFLPGQFIQIHFDYADGTPTKRSYSLATIHDRALGPGEAVEIAVSFVPGGAATALFEGMDLGDHVSGSGPFGRFCLQPGDHNARYVLIATGTGVTPYRSMLPQLHAAMVERGVEVVLLQGARSPEELLYSDDFYAFAAANPGFRYMPCLSRELPENPHPDVRKGYVQQQLAEIAPDPARDIAYLCGNPDMVDTCVEALKEAGLTMPQIRREKYVSSK encoded by the coding sequence GTGCCAATCCAATTCCCCCTCAAGCTGGTCGGCCGCTACATGCTGGCGCCCAGCATCGGCCACTACCAGTTCGTCCGCGATGACGGTCAGCCGCTGGATTTCCTGCCCGGCCAGTTCATTCAGATTCACTTCGACTACGCCGACGGTACCCCGACCAAGCGCAGCTACTCCCTGGCCACCATCCATGACCGCGCCCTGGGCCCGGGCGAGGCGGTGGAAATCGCGGTGAGCTTCGTCCCGGGCGGTGCTGCCACGGCCTTGTTCGAAGGCATGGACCTGGGCGACCACGTCAGCGGCAGCGGTCCGTTCGGCCGGTTCTGCCTGCAGCCGGGCGACCACAATGCCCGCTATGTGCTGATCGCCACCGGCACCGGCGTCACCCCGTACCGCTCGATGTTGCCGCAGCTGCATGCGGCGATGGTCGAGCGTGGCGTGGAGGTGGTGCTGCTGCAGGGCGCGCGGTCGCCGGAAGAGCTGCTCTACAGCGACGATTTCTACGCGTTTGCCGCGGCCAACCCTGGTTTCCGCTACATGCCCTGCCTGTCGCGCGAGCTGCCGGAAAACCCGCACCCGGATGTCCGCAAGGGCTATGTGCAGCAGCAGCTGGCGGAGATCGCGCCGGACCCGGCCCGCGATATCGCCTACCTGTGCGGCAACCCGGACATGGTCGACACCTGCGTGGAAGCGCTGAAGGAAGCGGGGCTGACGATGCCGCAGATCCGCCGCGAGAAGTACGTCAGCAGCAAATGA
- a CDS encoding ABC transporter ATP-binding protein gives MDSRTPPSAAALRITDLRKTYDNGVQALKGVSLEVAPGDFFALLGPNGAGKSTLIGIVSSLVNLSEGQVQVFGSDLVTERSATMRLIGLVPQEINFNLFEKPFDILVNYAGFYGIPRAEAEVRAEEELKRAHLWNKAQMMSRTLSGGMKRRLMIARAMMTRPRLLILDEPTAGVDIEIRRDMWKTLQEINAAGTTIILTTHYLEEAEQLCRNLAIINHGRIVEQGPMRDLLAKLDVEGFIFDIDGALPAQLPHIEGATLIATDAHTLDMDMPRAMDLNRVFDALGAAGIRVRSMRTKSNRLEELFVRLTGNLENSAA, from the coding sequence TTGGACTCCCGTACCCCTCCCAGCGCAGCCGCGCTGCGCATCACCGACCTGCGCAAGACCTATGACAACGGCGTCCAGGCCCTGAAGGGCGTGTCGCTGGAAGTCGCCCCGGGCGACTTTTTCGCCCTGCTCGGCCCCAACGGTGCCGGCAAGTCGACCTTGATCGGCATCGTTTCTTCACTGGTGAATCTGAGCGAAGGCCAGGTACAGGTGTTCGGCAGCGACCTGGTTACCGAACGCAGCGCGACCATGCGCCTGATCGGGCTGGTGCCGCAGGAGATCAACTTCAACCTGTTTGAGAAGCCCTTCGACATCCTGGTCAACTACGCCGGGTTCTACGGTATTCCGCGTGCCGAGGCCGAGGTCCGCGCCGAGGAGGAACTCAAACGCGCGCACCTGTGGAACAAGGCGCAGATGATGAGCCGTACCCTGTCCGGCGGCATGAAGCGCCGGCTGATGATCGCCCGCGCGATGATGACCCGGCCGCGCCTGCTGATCCTCGATGAACCCACCGCAGGCGTGGACATCGAGATCCGCCGCGACATGTGGAAGACGCTGCAGGAGATCAACGCCGCCGGCACCACCATCATCCTCACCACGCACTACCTGGAAGAAGCCGAGCAGCTGTGCCGCAACCTGGCCATCATCAACCACGGCCGCATCGTCGAGCAGGGGCCGATGCGTGACCTGCTGGCAAAGCTCGACGTGGAAGGCTTCATATTCGACATCGACGGTGCGCTGCCCGCGCAGCTGCCGCATATCGAAGGCGCCACCCTGATCGCCACCGACGCGCACACCCTGGACATGGACATGCCGCGCGCGATGGACCTGAACCGTGTATTCGACGCCCTGGGTGCCGCCGGCATCCGCGTGCGTTCGATGCGTACCAAGAGCAACCGCCTGGAGGAGCTGTTCGTGCGCCTCACCGGCAACCTGGAGAACAGCGCCGCATGA